GGATCGGCGCTGCTCGAGCAACTCATCCAGCAGGACGGGCTGCTCGTGGTCGGCGCCGAATACTCGCTGGACACCGGCATCGTGGATTTCTTCGACGTGCCACCATTCCACCCCTGACGCAATCTCCACGCATGGCTGACATCCACACTCCATTCGTCGCGCCCGCCGCCTCGCTCCCGGCCAATCCGGTCAAGGCCGGCACCGCCACGGCAATGCAGGTGCTCGTGGGCCCCGAGCGCGGGGCGCCCAACTTCGCCATGCGCCGTTTCATCATGGGGCCCGGCGGCGGCATGCCGTTCCACACCAACGACGTGGAACACGAGCAGTACGTGCTGCGTGGAAGGGCCCGGGTCCGCATCGGCGACACGGTGCACGAGGTGGGGCCCGACCACACGCTGTACATCCCGGCCGGTGCGCCGCACAGCTACGAGGTGGTCGAGGCGCCGTTCGAGTTTCTGTGCGTGGTGCCCAACGGCCCCGACCAGATCCGCCTCGTGGACGCGTGTTGAAGCGGCCGTCGCGCCTCGCGGCGCCTACGCCGTCGTAGGGCCTACCGCCGCAGCGACTGCGCCAGCAGCATCGCGCCCGTGGCGATGAGCCCCACGTAGACATAGGCGATGAAGCGCGGGCCGTGCAGCCGCCGGTTGATGCCTCGCCCCGCGACGATGGCGAGCAGCACGCCCGGCAACGATATCAGGTAGTAGCGGCTCACCGTGGGCGTCCACAACCCGGCCAGCCAGTAACCGCCCATGACGGCCATGCTCGCCGGGAGGAAGTATCCCTGCAGCGTGGCGCGGAACTGTCGGGGGGACCATCCGCGGAGCGCGCCATAGATGGCGAGCGGCGGTCCATTCATGCCATACGCGCCGCCGAGCACTCCGGCGCTGAAGCCGAACAGCCACGCCAGGCGGTCGTGTTGCAGCGCGTGCTCTCGCCGGCGCAGTAGCGAGTACGCCGAGAAGGCGATGATCACGCATGCGAGAATCGCCTTCACGATCGGTCCGGGCACTCGCGTGAGCAGGAGCAGGCCCAGTGGAATGCCCGGCAGGGTCGAGAG
Above is a genomic segment from Gemmatimonadaceae bacterium containing:
- a CDS encoding cupin domain-containing protein; its protein translation is MADIHTPFVAPAASLPANPVKAGTATAMQVLVGPERGAPNFAMRRFIMGPGGGMPFHTNDVEHEQYVLRGRARVRIGDTVHEVGPDHTLYIPAGAPHSYEVVEAPFEFLCVVPNGPDQIRLVDAC
- a CDS encoding sulfite exporter TauE/SafE family protein → RGLSSHRGRHLMVDGMTLQVGAVLLVATLIRSALGFGEALVAVPLLALIMPVHVAAPVVALVSITVAGVVLAQDWSEVHAPAAGWLVLSTLPGIPLGLLLLTRVPGPIVKAILACVIIAFSAYSLLRRREHALQHDRLAWLFGFSAGVLGGAYGMNGPPLAIYGALRGWSPRQFRATLQGYFLPASMAVMGGYWLAGLWTPTVSRYYLISLPGVLLAIVAGRGINRRLHGPRFIAYVYVGLIATGAMLLAQSLRR